A DNA window from Gigantopelta aegis isolate Gae_Host chromosome 4, Gae_host_genome, whole genome shotgun sequence contains the following coding sequences:
- the LOC121372155 gene encoding 5-methylcytosine rRNA methyltransferase NSUN4-like, protein MQTATLIKNSPLLYQRHIDKIIRRFRYKKKWALNLKEKTPSELALAHFDAFYRPVFGPLWPSIRISLLSLPKYCALVNNSATPSDSCKQLEKLGAFNILRSASQLPPRTSHGNKYEYLDAYIHPDPSAPRRFSDDHHEGYSSQPDVDEPFDLNPNTNLHEFMPVEKVYSSQELQTQEIVKQSVFEPRDIGVKVTSRKEITVPEQLMVYAFPKGNVSDFPAPKPNDCRLLGYYLLDAASILPVIALNLRPGDVVLDLCAAPGGKTLAILQTMLTDNITSNDLSGSRLKRLREILRWYCPERNVTLSQDDGFRFRKPDYNKVLVDVPCNTDRHVLNEEDNNLFKPSRTNERLEMTKKQKDLLVSGILSCRPGGSVVYSTCTLSPAQNDGIIQAACEEIWENTQIDIEVEDLAYFRQTFGRTFSFYDQCRYGQLVLPKLSSNFGPAYFCKINRLN, encoded by the exons ATGCAAACAGCGACACTAATAAAGAATAGTCCTCTTTTGTACCAAAGGCATATTGACAAGATAATAAGGCGCTTTAGATACAAAAAGAAATGG GCCTTGAACCTTAAAGAAAAAACACCTTCAGAATTGGCTTTGGCACATTTTGATGCATTTTACAGACCTGTGTTTGGACCCCTTTGGCCGTCCATACGTATTTCTCTTCTCTCACTTCCAAAATACTGTGCTCTAGTCAATAATTCGGCTACACCTTCAGATTCATGTAAACAGCTGGAGAAACTTGGGGCATTTAACATTTTGAGAAGTGCAAGCCAACTGCCACCAAGAACATCTCATGGCAACAAGTATGAATATCTCGATGCATACATTCACCCCGATCCCAGTGCACCTAGACGTTTTTCAGATGACCATCATGAAGGTTACTCTAGCCAACCAGATGTCGATGAACCATTTGACTTGAATCCCAACACAAACCTGCATGAATTCATGCCAGTGGAAAAGGTGTATTCATCTCAAGAACTCCAGACACAGGAGATAGTGAAGCAGAGTGTCTTTGAGCCCAGAGACATTGGTGTGAAAGTGACTTCACGTAAAGAGATTACGGTACCAGAGCAGCTGATGGTGTATGCCTTTCCAAAAGGAAATGTGTCAGATTTTCCAGCACCAAAACCAAATGACTGTCGGTTGTTAG GTTATTACCTTCTTGATGCAGCCTCGATACTGCCTGTTATTGCTCTTAACCTTCGACCTGGTGATGTTGTCCTTGACCTGTGTGCAGCTCCTGGAGGAAAAACACTTGCCATCCTCCAGACAATGCTCACAG ACAACATCACAAGCAATGATTTATCTGGATCTCGACTAAAACGACTCCGTGAAATTCTTCGTTGGTATTGCCCAGAAAGAAATGTGACACTTTCTCAAGATGATGGATTCCGATTTAGGAAGCCTGACTATAATAAG GTTTTGGTTGATGTGCCATGCAATACTGACCGTCATGTGCTGAATGAGGAGGATAATAATCTTTTCAAACCATCTAGAACAAACGAGCGCCTGGAGATGACCAAGAAACAGAAAGACTTGCTTGT ATCTGGgattttatcctgcagaccTGGTGGAAGTGTTGTATATTCCACCTGCACCCTGTCGCCTGCCCAGAATGATGGCATCATACAGGCAGCGTGCGAAGAGATCTGGGAAAACACACAGATAGACATTGAAGTGGAGGATCTGGCTTACTTCAGACAGACATTTGGCAGGACTTTCTCATTCTATGACCAGTGTCGTTACGGACAACTGGTCTTGCCAAAACTTTCATCTAACTTTGGACCAGCttatttttgcaaaataaacaGACTTAATTAA